In a genomic window of Thermosynechococcus sp. CL-1:
- a CDS encoding HhoA/HhoB/HtrA family serine endopeptidase — protein MTVRLGKSVTYLSLMALGAAAAMFATHLMPASTPLVTPSLAQLPAPLPAGNDINFIARAVEQVGPAVVRIDASRTVQTRVPAIFNDPFFQEFFGPMMPPRSREERGLGSGFIISSDGLILTNAHVVDGANRVRVTLKDGRTFEGQVLGQDRLTDVAVVKVNANNLPVVRLGNSDHLRPGEWAIAIGNPLGLDNTVTAGIISATGRSSGDIGVPDKRVGFIQTDAAINPGNSGGPLLNQRGEVIGMNTAIIGGAQGLGFAIPINTAQRIANQLIANGRVDHPFLGIRMANLTPEMQQRLNANPNSPVRVQESSGVLIFQVLPNSPAARAGLQPGDVIRRINGQNITKADQVQQMVESTGIGRTMELEVRRSGQTVTVAVQPAPLPAQASR, from the coding sequence ATGACAGTGCGTCTTGGTAAATCGGTCACTTATCTGTCGTTAATGGCATTGGGGGCAGCCGCTGCCATGTTTGCCACCCACTTAATGCCAGCGTCAACGCCCTTGGTGACCCCCAGTTTGGCGCAGTTACCGGCACCGCTACCAGCGGGAAATGACATTAACTTTATTGCCCGTGCTGTTGAACAAGTAGGACCTGCCGTAGTGCGGATTGATGCTTCCCGTACGGTGCAGACCCGCGTGCCAGCCATCTTTAATGACCCTTTCTTTCAGGAGTTTTTTGGGCCAATGATGCCCCCCCGCAGCCGCGAGGAGCGGGGTTTAGGCTCTGGCTTCATCATTAGCAGTGATGGCCTGATTCTGACCAATGCCCATGTGGTGGATGGTGCCAATCGCGTACGGGTGACACTCAAGGATGGCCGCACATTTGAGGGTCAAGTTTTGGGGCAAGACCGACTGACGGATGTGGCCGTAGTCAAGGTGAATGCCAACAATTTACCGGTGGTGCGTCTTGGCAATTCTGATCATTTGCGCCCCGGTGAGTGGGCGATCGCCATCGGCAATCCCTTGGGTCTCGATAATACGGTGACTGCGGGCATCATTAGTGCGACGGGACGCTCTAGCGGTGATATTGGCGTGCCCGATAAGCGGGTGGGCTTCATTCAAACCGATGCGGCCATTAACCCCGGCAACTCTGGTGGCCCCCTGTTGAATCAACGGGGAGAGGTGATTGGCATGAATACCGCGATCATTGGTGGTGCCCAAGGCTTGGGATTTGCCATTCCCATCAACACGGCTCAGCGGATTGCCAACCAACTGATTGCCAATGGTCGTGTCGATCACCCCTTCCTTGGTATTCGCATGGCCAATCTCACCCCTGAGATGCAGCAGCGCCTCAACGCCAATCCCAATAGTCCTGTGCGTGTGCAGGAAAGTTCGGGTGTTTTGATTTTTCAAGTCTTGCCCAACTCTCCCGCTGCCCGTGCAGGTTTGCAACCCGGAGATGTGATCCGTCGCATCAATGGCCAAAACATCACCAAAGCGGATCAAGTGCAGCAAATGGTGGAAAGCACAGGCATTGGTCGCACCATGGAACTGGAAGTGCGCCGTAGTGGCCAAACTGTAACTGTGGCCGTGCAGCCGGCTCCCCTCCCTGCCCAAGCTAGTCGCTAA
- a CDS encoding UDP-glucuronic acid decarboxylase family protein, translating into MRILVTGGAGFIGSHLVDRLMEAGHEVICLDNYFTGTKRNILRWMGHPNFELIRHDVTDPIRLEVDQIYHLACPASPVHYQYNPVKTIKTNVMGTLHMLGLAKRVKARFLLASTSEVYGDPLVHPQSESYWGNVNPIGIRSCYDEGKRVAETLTFDYHRQNNVDVRVARIFNTYGPKMQVNDGRVVSNFIVQALQGIPLTVYGDGSQTRSFCYVSDLVEGLIRLMNSDHIGPVNLGNPDEYTVLELAQKIQALINPGVEIQFKPLPSDDPQRRRPDITLARTVLGWQPTVPLLEGLQRTIPDFAERLGVPYTPMMVEV; encoded by the coding sequence ATGCGTATTCTGGTTACTGGCGGTGCTGGGTTTATTGGTTCCCATCTAGTTGATCGGCTGATGGAAGCAGGTCATGAGGTCATTTGCTTAGATAACTACTTCACTGGTACAAAGCGCAACATTCTGCGCTGGATGGGTCACCCCAATTTTGAACTGATCCGCCATGATGTCACCGATCCGATTCGCCTTGAGGTGGATCAAATCTATCACTTGGCCTGCCCCGCCTCGCCAGTTCACTACCAGTACAACCCCGTCAAAACGATTAAAACCAATGTCATGGGCACCCTCCACATGCTGGGGTTGGCCAAACGTGTAAAGGCACGGTTTCTCCTTGCTTCCACCTCAGAAGTCTATGGTGACCCGCTGGTGCATCCCCAATCTGAGTCCTACTGGGGGAATGTCAACCCCATTGGTATCCGCTCCTGTTACGACGAAGGCAAGCGGGTGGCAGAGACCCTCACCTTTGACTACCACCGCCAAAACAATGTGGATGTGCGGGTGGCACGGATTTTTAATACCTATGGCCCCAAAATGCAAGTCAACGATGGCCGCGTAGTCAGCAATTTTATTGTTCAAGCCTTGCAGGGCATTCCCCTCACCGTTTATGGCGACGGCTCGCAAACCCGCAGTTTTTGCTATGTCAGCGATTTGGTGGAAGGGTTAATTCGGCTGATGAATAGCGATCACATTGGCCCTGTGAATCTGGGCAACCCTGATGAATACACCGTGCTGGAGCTAGCCCAAAAAATCCAAGCCCTGATTAATCCGGGGGTGGAAATTCAGTTTAAGCCCCTGCCCAGTGATGACCCCCAGCGCCGTCGTCCTGACATTACCCTTGCTCGCACGGTGTTGGGCTGGCAACCGACCGTCCCCCTCCTAGAGGGATTACAGCGCACAATTCCTGACTTTGCCGAGCGACTAGGCGTGCCCTATACGCCTATGATGGTGGAAGTTTAG
- a CDS encoding DUF3326 domain-containing protein, with translation MLTAVLIIPTGIGAAIGGYAGDAIPVVRALAQVCDRLITHPNVLNGAMLYWPLPNVWYVEGYALDEFAVGRWGLLPPHPNRIGLLLDAAIEADLQLRHRQAAAACAATLGLMMTEPVITDEPLGVQLQTAASGATWGTLANPASLLQAAEKLIQEAKAEAIAIVTRFPDDPGTAALQHYRSGQGVDPLAGAEAVISHLVVQHFQIPAAHAPALQPLPLEETVHPRALAEEIGYTFLPSVLVGLSRAPRYSPTAREALWRQDVDAVIVPATALGGRGILALAQRGVPILTVTNNTTTLNVTAADLGIETIPCQSYAEAIGVLSAMKAGVSWQTVTLAT, from the coding sequence GTGCTGACGGCCGTTCTGATCATTCCAACCGGCATTGGGGCTGCCATTGGCGGCTATGCGGGTGATGCGATTCCCGTCGTTCGTGCTTTGGCTCAAGTGTGCGATCGCCTGATCACCCATCCCAACGTTCTCAATGGGGCAATGCTCTATTGGCCGCTGCCCAATGTTTGGTATGTGGAAGGCTATGCCCTTGATGAATTTGCTGTTGGCCGTTGGGGATTGCTGCCACCCCATCCCAATCGCATTGGCCTGTTACTGGATGCGGCGATTGAAGCGGATCTCCAACTGCGCCATCGTCAAGCAGCGGCGGCCTGTGCTGCCACCTTGGGTCTAATGATGACTGAACCTGTGATTACAGATGAACCCTTGGGCGTGCAGTTGCAAACCGCTGCCTCGGGGGCAACTTGGGGGACTCTGGCGAACCCCGCTAGTTTATTGCAGGCGGCAGAAAAACTGATTCAAGAGGCCAAGGCGGAGGCGATCGCGATTGTGACCCGCTTTCCCGACGATCCCGGTACGGCAGCCTTACAGCACTATCGCAGTGGCCAAGGTGTCGATCCCCTCGCCGGGGCAGAAGCGGTCATTAGTCATTTGGTTGTCCAGCACTTTCAGATTCCGGCAGCCCATGCCCCAGCCCTGCAACCATTGCCCCTAGAGGAGACTGTACATCCCCGCGCCCTAGCTGAGGAAATTGGCTACACCTTTTTGCCCTCGGTGTTGGTGGGATTGAGTCGTGCTCCCCGCTATAGCCCAACTGCTAGGGAGGCCCTGTGGCGACAGGACGTGGATGCGGTGATTGTACCCGCCACTGCTCTTGGTGGACGGGGAATTCTGGCCTTGGCTCAGCGGGGCGTCCCCATCCTAACGGTGACTAACAATACCACAACCCTCAATGTTACAGCTGCCGATTTGGGGATAGAGACAATCCCTTGCCAGTCCTATGCCGAGGCCATTGGCGTGTTGAGTGCGATGAAGGCAGGGGTATCTTGGCAAACGGTTACACTGGCAACCTGA
- a CDS encoding Rpn family recombination-promoting nuclease/putative transposase — protein MRRDSLFYQLFAQLPQTLFDLLGIDTPQGYRFDSVELKQTAFRIDGVFMPPDPSGIVYFCEVQFQRDNSFYERFFAEIFLYLRLYRHTFSDWQAVVIYPHRQAEQVSFDPYEVLVNSHRLHRVYLNELGSLEALPLSLALMQLTVLPEAEMPTAARLLAERTRIEAVPRPEVIIELITTIVLYKFTELSREEVLRMLGFTTEELKRTRFYRDVYAEVREEVYAEVREEVLQQGLQQGLQQGLQQGLQQGLQQGETLVVLRLLRRRFGELPAGLEERIRQLPVHQIEALAEALLDFTTLEEVFAWLEHST, from the coding sequence ATGCGCCGCGACTCCCTTTTTTATCAACTCTTTGCCCAGCTGCCCCAGACCCTCTTCGACCTCTTGGGCATAGACACGCCGCAGGGGTATCGCTTTGACTCCGTGGAGCTGAAGCAAACGGCCTTTCGCATTGATGGCGTCTTCATGCCCCCTGACCCCTCAGGAATCGTCTATTTCTGTGAGGTGCAGTTTCAGCGCGATAACAGCTTCTATGAACGCTTCTTTGCGGAAATCTTTCTCTATCTGCGGCTGTATCGCCACACCTTTTCTGACTGGCAAGCGGTGGTGATTTATCCCCATCGTCAAGCAGAACAAGTGTCTTTTGACCCCTATGAGGTGTTGGTGAATAGTCATCGCCTGCATCGGGTCTATTTGAATGAACTGGGGTCACTTGAGGCGTTGCCACTGAGCCTAGCCCTGATGCAGCTCACAGTGTTACCTGAAGCAGAAATGCCGACAGCAGCACGGTTGCTGGCAGAACGCACTCGCATAGAGGCAGTGCCAAGGCCAGAAGTCATAATAGAGTTAATCACCACCATTGTGTTGTACAAGTTTACGGAGCTGAGTCGGGAGGAGGTGCTGCGCATGCTGGGGTTTACCACTGAGGAACTAAAGCGGACGCGGTTTTATCGGGACGTCTATGCTGAGGTACGGGAAGAGGTCTATGCTGAGGTACGGGAAGAGGTATTACAGCAGGGATTGCAACAAGGATTGCAACAAGGATTGCAACAAGGGCTGCAACAGGGATTGCAGCAGGGAGAGACCCTCGTTGTGCTGCGTCTCCTAAGACGGCGGTTTGGCGAGTTACCAGCTGGCCTTGAGGAGCGCATTCGCCAGCTCCCTGTCCATCAAATTGAAGCCTTGGCAGAAGCTCTCTTGGACTTCACTACCCTAGAGGAAGTTTTTGCGTGGCTAGAGCACTCCACCTAG
- a CDS encoding Rpn family recombination-promoting nuclease/putative transposase: protein MRRDSLFYQLFAQLPQTLFDLLGREAPQGYRFDSVELKQTAFRIDGVFMPPDPSGTVYFCEVQFQRDNSFYERFFAEIFLYLRLYRHTFSDWQAVVIYPHRQAEQVSFDPYEVLVNSHRLHRVYLNELGSLEALPLSLALMQLTVLPEAEMPTAARLLSERTRIEAVPRPEVIMELITTIVLYKFTKLSREEVLRMLGFTTEELKRTRFYQEVYAEAREDGLQQGLQQGLQQGETLVVLRLLRRRFGELPAGLEERIRQLPVHQIEALAEALLDFTTLEEVFAWLEHST, encoded by the coding sequence ATGCGCCGCGACTCCCTCTTTTACCAACTGTTTGCCCAGCTACCCCAAACCCTTTTTGATCTTTTGGGCAGAGAAGCGCCGCAGGGGTATCGCTTTGACTCCGTGGAACTCAAGCAAACGGCCTTTCGCATTGATGGCGTCTTCATGCCCCCTGACCCCTCAGGAACCGTCTATTTCTGTGAGGTGCAGTTTCAGCGCGATAACAGCTTCTATGAACGCTTCTTTGCGGAAATCTTTCTCTATCTGCGGCTGTATCGCCACACCTTCTCTGATTGGCAAGCGGTGGTTATTTATCCCCATCGCCAAGCTGAACAAGTGTCCTTTGACCCCTATGAGGTGTTGGTGAATAGTCATCGCCTGCATCGGGTCTATTTGAATGAACTGGGGTCACTTGAGGCGTTGCCATTGAGCCTAGCGCTGATGCAGCTCACAGTGTTACCTGAAGCAGAAATGCCGACAGCAGCACGGTTGCTGTCAGAGCGCACTCGCATAGAGGCAGTGCCAAGGCCAGAAGTCATAATGGAGTTGATCACCACCATTGTGTTGTACAAATTCACCAAGCTGAGTCGCGAGGAGGTGCTGCGCATGCTGGGGTTTACCACTGAGGAACTAAAGCGGACGCGGTTTTATCAAGAGGTTTATGCTGAGGCGCGAGAGGATGGATTACAGCAGGGGTTGCAGCAGGGATTGCAACAGGGAGAGACCCTTGTTGTTTTACGCCTCCTAAGACGGCGGTTTGGCGAGTTACCAGCTGGCCTTGAGGAGCGCATTCGCCAGCTCCCTGTCCATCAAATTGAAGCCTTGGCAGAAGCTCTCTTGGACTTCACTACCCTAGAGGAAGTTTTTGCGTGGCTAGAGCACTCCACCTAG
- a CDS encoding Rpn family recombination-promoting nuclease/putative transposase codes for MRRDSLFYQLFAQLPQTLFDLLGREAPQGYRFDSVELKQTAFRIDGVFMPPDPSGIVYFCEVQFQRDNSFYERFFAEIFLYLRLYRHTFSDWQAVVIYPHRQAEQVSFDPYEVLVNSHRLHRVYLNELGSLEALPLSLALMQLTVLPEAEMPTAARLLAERTRIEAVPRPEVIIELITTIVLYKFTELSREEVLRMLGFTTEELKRTRFYQEVYAEAREEGLQEGRAQGREEGRQEGRQQGLQQGLQQGLQQGLQQGLQQGLQQGLQQGETLVVLRQLRRRFGELPAGLEERIRQLPAHQIEALAEALLDFTDLEEVFAWLEHST; via the coding sequence ATGCGCCGCGACTCCCTTTTTTATCAACTCTTTGCCCAGCTACCCCAAACCCTTTTTGATCTTTTGGGCAGAGAAGCGCCGCAGGGGTATCGCTTTGACTCCGTGGAACTCAAGCAAACGGCCTTTCGCATTGATGGCGTCTTCATGCCCCCTGACCCCTCAGGAATCGTCTATTTCTGTGAGGTGCAGTTTCAGCGCGATAACAGCTTCTATGAACGCTTCTTTGCGGAAATCTTTCTCTATCTGCGGCTGTATCGCCACACCTTCTCTGATTGGCAAGCGGTGGTTATTTATCCCCATCGCCAAGCTGAACAAGTGTCCTTTGACCCCTATGAGGTGTTGGTGAATAGTCATCGCCTGCATCGGGTCTATTTGAATGAACTGGGGTCACTTGAGGCGTTGCCATTGAGCCTAGCGCTGATGCAGCTCACAGTGTTACCTGAAGCAGAAATGCCGACAGCAGCACGGTTGCTGGCAGAGCGCACTCGCATAGAGGCAGTGCCAAGGCCAGAAGTCATAATAGAGTTAATCACCACCATTGTGTTGTACAAGTTTACGGAGCTGAGTCGGGAGGAGGTGCTGCGCATGCTGGGGTTTACCACGGAGGAACTGAAGCGGACGCGGTTTTATCAGGAGGTGTATGCTGAGGCACGGGAAGAGGGGTTACAAGAGGGGCGAGCACAAGGGCGAGAAGAAGGACGACAGGAAGGACGACAGCAGGGGTTGCAGCAGGGATTGCAGCAGGGATTGCAGCAGGGGTTGCAGCAGGGGTTGCAGCAGGGATTACAGCAGGGATTACAGCAGGGAGAGACCCTCGTTGTGCTGCGGCAGTTAAGACGGCGGTTTGGCGAGTTACCAGCTGGCCTTGAGGAGCGCATTCGCCAGCTCCCTGCTCATCAGATTGAAGCCTTGGCAGAAGCTCTCCTAGACTTCACTGACCTAGAGGAAGTTTTTGCGTGGCTAGAGCACTCCACCTAG
- the ndhI gene encoding NAD(P)H-quinone oxidoreductase subunit I — MKFLNQITNYAKEAVQSAKYIGQGLSVTFDHMRRRPVTVQYPYEKLIPSERFRGRIHFEFDKCIACEVCVRVCPINLPVVDWVFNKEIKKKELRHYSIDFGVCIFCANCVEYCPTNCLSVTEEYELATYDRHELNYDSVAMGRIPYKVTQDPMVTPIREFAYLPAGVMSGHNLPAGAQRAGEHPEAIANTAESSEN, encoded by the coding sequence ATGAAATTCCTCAATCAGATTACCAACTATGCCAAAGAGGCAGTGCAGTCCGCTAAGTACATTGGTCAAGGCCTCTCCGTGACCTTTGATCACATGCGGCGGCGGCCGGTGACGGTGCAATATCCCTACGAAAAACTCATTCCCTCGGAACGGTTTCGGGGACGGATTCACTTTGAGTTTGACAAGTGCATTGCCTGTGAAGTGTGCGTGCGCGTCTGCCCGATTAACCTGCCCGTGGTGGATTGGGTCTTCAACAAAGAGATCAAGAAGAAAGAACTGAGGCACTACAGCATTGACTTTGGTGTGTGCATCTTCTGTGCCAACTGTGTGGAATACTGCCCCACCAATTGCCTCTCGGTAACAGAGGAGTACGAACTGGCCACCTACGATCGCCATGAGCTGAACTACGACAGTGTGGCAATGGGACGCATTCCCTATAAAGTGACCCAAGATCCGATGGTGACCCCGATCCGCGAGTTTGCCTACCTGCCGGCGGGGGTAATGTCTGGTCATAATTTGCCTGCGGGTGCCCAACGGGCGGGAGAGCATCCGGAGGCGATCGCCAACACTGCTGAATCATCTGAGAACTAG
- a CDS encoding NADH-quinone oxidoreductase subunit J: MDLATLTQTMTFFALAAAVIVAALGVVLLNNVVYSAFLLGGVFLSISGLYILMNADFVSAAQILIYVGAVNVLILFAIMLVNKREAYTPVPGRWLRQGGAAVVSLGVFALLTKMILQTPWQLSSLPPTTDSITTIGQHFFSDFLLPFELASVLLLMALIGAVVLARRELVLEPEPLLGEEVVPPLELPERPREPVALSEK; the protein is encoded by the coding sequence GTGGACTTAGCCACCCTGACCCAAACGATGACCTTCTTTGCCCTTGCCGCTGCAGTGATTGTTGCTGCCCTTGGCGTTGTGCTCCTGAACAACGTTGTCTATTCTGCCTTCTTGCTGGGGGGTGTGTTCCTGAGCATCTCTGGGCTATATATCCTCATGAATGCTGACTTTGTCTCAGCGGCACAAATTCTCATCTATGTCGGCGCGGTGAACGTTCTCATCCTCTTTGCCATCATGCTCGTCAATAAGCGCGAGGCCTATACCCCAGTGCCGGGGCGTTGGCTGCGTCAGGGGGGTGCCGCAGTAGTCTCCCTTGGCGTCTTTGCCCTGCTGACAAAAATGATTTTGCAAACCCCTTGGCAACTCAGTTCCCTGCCGCCTACGACTGACAGCATCACAACGATTGGCCAGCACTTTTTCAGCGATTTCCTCTTGCCCTTTGAGTTGGCCTCGGTCTTGCTGCTGATGGCCTTGATTGGGGCAGTGGTTCTCGCCCGCCGCGAACTGGTCTTGGAACCTGAACCCCTCTTAGGGGAAGAGGTGGTTCCCCCCTTGGAGTTGCCGGAACGTCCCCGTGAACCTGTAGCCTTGTCTGAAAAATAG
- the nuoH gene encoding NADH-quinone oxidoreductase subunit NuoH: protein MESGIDLQGQFIRALESLGLSHDLAKLLWLPLPMLMMLIVATVGVLVAVWLERKISAAVQQRIGPEYIGPLGILAPLADGLKLIFKEDVLPANTDRWLFTLGPAVVVIPVFLSYIIVPFGQNLLISNLAMGVFLWIALSSIAPIGLLMSGYASNNKYSLLGGLRAAAQSISYEIPLALAVLAVAMMSNGLGTVEIVEQQSEYGILSWNVWRQPIGFLIFWIAALAECERLPFDLPEAEEELVAGYQTEYAGMKFALFYLGAYVNLVLSALLVSVLYFGGWSFPIPLETIANLLGVSESNPFLQIAFAVLGITMTLMKAYFFVFLAILLRWTVPRVRIDQLLDLGWKFLLPVGLVNLLLTAGLKLAFPVAFGG, encoded by the coding sequence ATGGAATCTGGTATTGACTTACAGGGGCAGTTTATTCGTGCATTGGAATCCCTTGGCCTCTCCCATGATCTGGCCAAGCTGCTATGGCTACCTCTGCCAATGTTAATGATGCTCATTGTGGCTACCGTGGGTGTGCTGGTGGCCGTTTGGCTAGAACGGAAAATTTCTGCCGCTGTGCAACAGCGTATTGGCCCGGAATACATTGGCCCATTGGGGATTTTGGCTCCCTTGGCCGACGGCCTGAAACTCATTTTTAAGGAAGATGTTCTCCCTGCGAATACTGATCGCTGGCTGTTTACCCTTGGGCCAGCGGTGGTCGTGATTCCTGTCTTTTTGTCCTATATTATTGTCCCCTTTGGCCAAAACCTACTGATCTCCAACTTGGCGATGGGGGTCTTTCTCTGGATTGCCCTCTCAAGTATTGCGCCCATTGGCCTACTGATGTCAGGCTATGCCTCCAACAACAAATACTCCCTACTGGGGGGACTGCGGGCAGCGGCACAATCCATTAGCTATGAAATTCCCCTTGCCTTGGCGGTGTTGGCGGTGGCCATGATGTCCAATGGTTTGGGTACGGTGGAAATTGTCGAGCAGCAGTCGGAGTATGGCATCCTGAGTTGGAATGTCTGGCGGCAGCCCATCGGCTTTTTGATCTTTTGGATTGCGGCTCTGGCAGAGTGTGAGCGCCTCCCCTTTGACTTGCCGGAAGCCGAGGAAGAACTCGTGGCTGGCTACCAAACAGAGTACGCTGGCATGAAGTTTGCCCTCTTTTACCTTGGTGCCTACGTTAACCTTGTGCTTTCGGCACTCTTGGTCAGTGTTCTTTACTTCGGGGGTTGGAGCTTCCCCATTCCCCTAGAAACCATTGCCAATCTTCTTGGGGTGAGTGAGAGCAATCCCTTTTTGCAGATTGCCTTTGCGGTGCTGGGCATCACGATGACCCTGATGAAGGCCTACTTCTTTGTCTTTTTGGCGATTCTGCTGCGCTGGACTGTGCCCCGTGTGCGCATTGACCAACTCCTAGACCTTGGTTGGAAATTCCTATTACCCGTGGGTCTAGTGAACTTGCTGCTGACCGCTGGCTTGAAGCTCGCCTTTCCCGTAGCCTTTGGCGGTTAA
- a CDS encoding dihydroorotase, producing MAIAIQNAVICTPEGELRQQQVRLEGDRITEVAETVTVHPEDTVIDATGLTLLPGVIDPQVHFREPGLEHKEDLFTASCACAKGGVTSFLEMPNTRPLTIDQASLDDKLARAAAKCVVNYGFFIGATKDNLAVLNTVQPVCGIKIFMGSMHGPLLVDEEPILDRIFSEGKRLIAVHAEDQGRIRARREQFAGISDVAVHSQIQDEIAALNATQLAVKLSRKYERRLHILHLSTGIEVDFLRKHKLPWITVEVTPQHLLLTTEAYANIGSLAQMNPPLRTAGDNGKLWQGLLDGVIDFIATDHAPHTLEEKAQPYPQSPSGMPGVETSLPLMLTQAMAGRCTVPQVVRWMSTAVAAAYDIPNKGKIAPGDDADLVLVDLQTYRPVRREELLTKCGWSPFEGWSLTGWPVYTFVNGEIVFSQGRVNTDVRGRPLQFGS from the coding sequence GTGGCGATCGCAATCCAAAATGCGGTGATTTGTACCCCAGAGGGAGAACTGCGACAACAACAGGTACGCCTTGAGGGCGATCGCATCACCGAAGTCGCAGAAACTGTCACCGTCCACCCAGAGGATACGGTTATTGATGCTACCGGTCTCACGCTCCTGCCCGGTGTGATCGACCCCCAAGTCCATTTTCGTGAACCGGGCTTAGAGCACAAAGAGGATCTATTTACTGCCAGTTGTGCCTGTGCCAAGGGGGGGGTCACCAGCTTTTTGGAAATGCCCAATACCCGTCCCCTGACGATTGATCAGGCCAGCCTAGACGATAAACTCGCCCGCGCTGCCGCCAAATGTGTTGTTAATTATGGTTTTTTCATTGGCGCTACTAAGGATAACCTTGCCGTCCTCAACACCGTCCAGCCCGTCTGTGGCATCAAGATTTTCATGGGGTCAATGCACGGCCCCCTCTTGGTGGATGAGGAGCCAATTTTAGACCGCATCTTTAGTGAGGGTAAACGCCTCATTGCTGTCCATGCCGAAGATCAGGGGCGCATCCGTGCCCGTCGCGAACAATTTGCTGGCATTAGCGATGTGGCCGTACACTCGCAAATTCAAGACGAGATTGCTGCCCTCAACGCCACCCAGTTAGCAGTGAAGCTCTCCCGTAAATACGAACGCCGCCTGCACATTCTCCATCTGTCCACAGGAATTGAAGTGGACTTTCTGCGCAAGCACAAGCTTCCTTGGATAACGGTGGAAGTTACCCCCCAGCACCTATTGCTGACCACAGAGGCCTATGCCAACATTGGCTCCCTTGCTCAAATGAACCCGCCCTTGCGCACCGCAGGAGATAATGGAAAACTCTGGCAGGGACTATTGGATGGGGTGATTGACTTTATTGCCACGGATCATGCTCCCCACACCCTAGAGGAAAAGGCGCAGCCCTATCCCCAAAGCCCTTCGGGTATGCCGGGGGTGGAAACCTCTTTGCCCCTGATGTTGACCCAAGCAATGGCCGGTCGCTGTACGGTGCCCCAAGTGGTGCGTTGGATGTCCACTGCCGTTGCTGCGGCCTACGACATTCCCAATAAAGGCAAAATTGCCCCCGGTGACGATGCGGATCTGGTGCTCGTGGATTTGCAGACCTATCGCCCAGTGCGCCGCGAGGAACTGCTCACCAAGTGCGGCTGGAGTCCCTTTGAGGGCTGGTCATTGACGGGGTGGCCAGTTTACACCTTTGTCAATGGTGAGATTGTTTTTAGCCAAGGGCGGGTGAATACCGACGTGCGTGGCCGCCCCCTTCAATTTGGCAGCTAA
- the nuoK gene encoding NADH-quinone oxidoreductase subunit NuoK: MQLTYVLILAALLFCIGIYGLVTSRNAVRVLMSIELLLNAVNLNLIGFANYLDGQQIKGQVFAVFVITVAAAEAAVGLAIILAIYRNRQTVDMEKFNLLKW; encoded by the coding sequence ATGCAGTTAACCTATGTTTTGATCTTGGCAGCACTGCTATTTTGTATTGGCATCTATGGCCTCGTCACCAGTCGCAATGCTGTGCGCGTGCTCATGTCCATTGAGTTGCTTCTGAATGCTGTCAACCTCAACCTGATTGGTTTTGCCAACTATCTGGATGGTCAGCAAATTAAGGGTCAAGTTTTTGCTGTGTTTGTGATTACGGTGGCAGCCGCCGAAGCCGCCGTAGGTCTAGCCATTATCTTGGCCATCTATCGCAACCGCCAGACCGTTGACATGGAGAAATTCAACCTCCTGAAGTGGTAG
- a CDS encoding DUF4351 domain-containing protein: protein MYKFTELSREEVLRMLGFTTEELKRTRFYQEVYAEAREEVLQQGLQQGLQQGETLVVLRQLRRRFGELPAGLEERIRQLPAHQIEALAEALLDFTDLEEVFAWLEHST from the coding sequence TTGTACAAGTTCACGGAGCTGAGTCGCGAGGAGGTGCTGCGCATGCTGGGGTTTACCACTGAGGAACTAAAGCGGACGCGGTTTTATCAAGAAGTGTATGCTGAGGCACGGGAAGAGGTATTACAGCAGGGACTGCAACAGGGATTGCAGCAGGGAGAGACCCTCGTTGTGCTGCGGCAGTTAAGGCGGCGGTTTGGCGAGTTACCAGCTGGCCTTGAGGAGCGCATTCGCCAGCTCCCTGCTCATCAGATTGAAGCCTTGGCAGAAGCTCTCCTAGACTTCACTGACCTAGAGGAAGTTTTTGCGTGGCTAGAGCACTCCACCTAG